The Schistosoma mansoni, WGS project CABG00000000 data, supercontig 0111, strain Puerto Rico, whole genome shotgun sequence genome has a segment encoding these proteins:
- a CDS encoding rhodopsin-like orphan GPCR,putative produces the protein MMENLTGQFRNTPWDTYEGCDSSFINTSNLIIQNDPLSCGVSMLLGAWSGYLLPVISILGLISNTFISAVTFIQIKLMPRHMIYMAFIAIMNSITNIIYGWLWLFSAKGLPFITKGEVYFIINNVSPMVCRIHRFIYSSVSTCMGNLLVCAGLDRFFCIYFPILFNKLPKYYVWFACGTVYLLSFLMMLPVLFISGWYVVESKIQCSLEPNQYAIRLYHALFSNLGCVQSLILVGVNLAFLLRIRKHVKDTATRKMSMTDRRQLHTTVFFLVYSASYTLTSIPQAVAYIIGRYSDIRNALNQSKFAIQIANIFWNLHFTRELFDFFIYFKYFKPFRLVVLDICRPCYKPKMNDTKQKV, from the coding sequence ATGATGGAAAACTTAACTGGACAGTTTAGAAATACTCCATGGGATACATATGAAGGTTGTGATTCATCCTTTATAAATACTTCAAATTTAATAATTCAAAATGATCCATTAAGTTGTGGAGTATCTATGTTGTTAGGAGCATGGTCCGGTTACTTATTACCAGTTATATCTATCCTAGGACTTATTTCGAACACATTCATATCAGCTGTTACGTTTATTCAAATTAAGTTAATGCCACGTCATATGATCTACATGGCATTTATTGCAATCATGAATTCAATAACGAACATAATATATGGTTGGTTATGGTTATTTTCTGCTAAAGGTTTACCATTTATTACGAAAGGCGAAGTGTACTTTATTATAAACAACGTTTCACCAATGGTATGTAGAATACATcgattcatttattcatctgtGTCAACATGCATGGGTAATTTATTAGTCTGTGCTGGGTTGGATCGTTTCTTTTGCATATATTTTCcaatattatttaataagttGCCGAAATATTATGTTTGGTTTGCATGTGGTACAGTCTACCTGTTGAGCTTCCTGATGATGTTGCCAGTACTCTTCATAAGTGGTTGGTATGTTGTTGAATCAAAAATACAATGTTCTTTAGAACCAAATCAATATGCAATTAGATTATACCATGCATTGTTTTCAAATTTAGGCTGTGTACAAAGTCTAATATTAGTCGGTGTTAATTTGGCATTTCTTCTACGTATACGTAAACATGTAAAAGATACAGCTACAAGAAAGATGAGTATGACTGATCGTAGACAATTACATACTACAGTATTCTTTTTAGTCTACTCAGCATCATATACTTTAACATCGATTCCGCAAGCCGTCGCTTATATTATTGGTAGATATAGTGATATTAGAAATGCGTTGAATCAGTCCAAATTTGCAATTCAAATAGCAAATATATTTtggaatttacattttacaCGTGAACtgtttgatttttttatttacttcaaatattttaaaccaTTTCGTCTAGTTGTACTGGATATATGTAGACCATGCTACAAACCGAAAATGAATGATACTAAACAAAAGGTTTGA